One genomic segment of Nocardia spumae includes these proteins:
- a CDS encoding Txe/YoeB family addiction module toxin, with amino-acid sequence MQLHTETGTNDVWTVANDRAAARTINRLFDDIAVTGHADGIGQPEPLPHHLSGWWSRRITQDHRLVYRVEHAVIHILSCHPEQAGNPNRPAIGDGSVAPVQRLSSLRRCSMISGGTSSLPPPTTLRFRQRHRLVCAFRDVVAHTPRCSTAAAQKRSADEAELLSVSLNGFE; translated from the coding sequence CTGCAACTCCACACCGAAACGGGGACCAACGACGTCTGGACGGTAGCCAACGACCGAGCCGCCGCACGCACGATCAATCGCCTGTTCGACGACATTGCGGTCACCGGCCACGCGGACGGAATCGGACAGCCGGAACCCTTGCCACACCATCTGTCCGGATGGTGGTCGCGACGCATCACCCAGGACCACCGGCTGGTGTACCGGGTCGAGCACGCGGTCATTCACATCCTGTCGTGCCACCCCGAGCAAGCCGGGAACCCGAATCGCCCAGCGATCGGCGACGGGTCTGTAGCACCGGTCCAGCGGCTGTCTTCGCTGAGGCGATGCTCGATGATCTCAGGGGGGACTTCTTCTCTACCTCCGCCCACAACTTTGCGCTTCCGGCAGCGACACCGGCTTGTCTGCGCTTTCCGTGACGTGGTCGCGCATACACCGCGCTGCTCGACGGCAGCGGCACAGAAGCGTTCGGCCGATGAGGCTGAGCTACTATCTGTTTCGCTCAATGGTTTCGAATAA
- a CDS encoding alpha/beta fold hydrolase produces MLGATDSLPFDTDDGALAYRDTGGEGRPVVLLHASFVDSTMFDPQLSALGRRHRVIAPDARGHGESANATKPFRQVDDLAALLRQLEVTSAVLVGVSMGAMLAVDAAIEHPELVDGLIVSGRGIGEPEYRDRWSKKTAESQADALARGDIAAWMDGFISWAAGPTRSPADVDPAVIEKLRLMAGRTLAKHTAPEPDYHLRVADVATRARTIRVPVLAVDGALDSPDLTATVDRLLHAVPHARRTTIDHAGHYPNMEQPANYNSLVEKFLDEIG; encoded by the coding sequence ATGTTGGGCGCGACCGATTCACTCCCCTTCGACACCGACGACGGCGCTCTGGCGTATCGCGACACCGGCGGCGAAGGTCGTCCCGTGGTGCTGCTGCACGCGAGCTTCGTGGACTCCACCATGTTCGATCCCCAGCTGTCGGCCCTGGGCCGACGGCATCGAGTGATCGCCCCGGACGCTCGGGGGCACGGCGAATCCGCGAACGCGACAAAGCCTTTCCGTCAAGTCGACGACCTGGCCGCACTCCTGCGTCAGCTGGAGGTGACTTCCGCTGTGCTCGTGGGCGTATCGATGGGTGCCATGCTCGCGGTCGACGCCGCGATCGAACATCCGGAGCTGGTCGACGGTCTGATCGTCAGCGGCCGCGGCATCGGCGAGCCGGAGTACCGCGACCGCTGGTCGAAGAAGACCGCCGAAAGCCAAGCGGACGCGCTGGCGCGCGGCGATATCGCCGCATGGATGGACGGGTTCATCTCCTGGGCAGCAGGCCCGACCCGTTCGCCGGCCGACGTCGACCCGGCCGTGATCGAGAAGCTTCGACTGATGGCGGGCCGGACCCTGGCCAAACACACTGCCCCGGAACCGGATTACCATCTTCGCGTCGCCGATGTCGCAACTCGCGCGCGGACCATCCGCGTCCCCGTACTCGCCGTCGACGGCGCACTCGACTCCCCCGACCTGACGGCGACCGTGGACCGCCTGCTGCACGCGGTCCCGCACGCTCGCCGCACCACCATCGACCACGCGGGTCACTACCCGAATATGGAGCAGCCCGCGAACTACAACAGCCTCGTCGAGAAATTCCTCGACGAAATCGGCTGA
- a CDS encoding patatin-like phospholipase family protein has translation MSRTSPRRGLAIGCGGTVGAAWIAAALDSVATALNWDPREADALVGTSAGAEFVTMLGSGVSVDDVVAMQAGTSTDPVLAEHIRSAPGRLPPAPRLRWRLPERELLEAAKAGQGLLTWGSALLPSGRGDAGWLQRMAERLNPGRTWVPHPATWLAAMDYATGQRVAFGSPEAPAATIGQAIRASWAIPGWFPPVPIAGRRYVDGGTASTASVDLLLQLELDELVVIAPMASTEPVPATGPATALERQLRRRMSEQLDREVTGLRDNGTKVLRLHPDAEDLAVMGANFMDPRRRLATFEHSLSTTRRQLDQHNGFR, from the coding sequence ATGAGCCGAACATCCCCACGACGCGGGCTCGCCATCGGGTGCGGCGGAACAGTCGGGGCCGCATGGATCGCCGCTGCCCTCGATTCCGTGGCGACCGCCCTGAATTGGGACCCGCGTGAAGCCGACGCCCTCGTGGGGACGTCGGCGGGCGCGGAGTTCGTCACCATGCTCGGCAGCGGAGTCAGCGTCGACGACGTGGTCGCCATGCAAGCCGGAACCAGCACCGATCCCGTTCTGGCCGAACATATTCGGTCCGCCCCTGGACGCCTTCCGCCGGCACCGCGCCTTCGCTGGCGCCTGCCCGAGCGGGAGTTGCTGGAAGCGGCGAAGGCCGGGCAAGGCCTGCTGACCTGGGGTTCGGCCCTACTTCCGAGCGGACGAGGTGATGCCGGCTGGTTGCAGCGCATGGCCGAACGCCTCAACCCTGGCCGCACCTGGGTCCCGCATCCGGCGACGTGGCTGGCCGCGATGGACTACGCCACCGGTCAGCGCGTCGCGTTCGGGTCACCCGAGGCCCCCGCGGCGACCATCGGACAAGCGATCCGCGCATCCTGGGCGATACCGGGCTGGTTCCCGCCGGTGCCGATCGCCGGGCGGCGGTATGTCGACGGCGGAACCGCGTCGACCGCCTCGGTCGACCTGCTCCTACAACTCGAGCTAGACGAGCTGGTGGTGATCGCGCCGATGGCATCCACCGAACCGGTACCGGCCACCGGTCCGGCGACCGCGCTGGAACGACAGCTGCGCAGGCGGATGAGCGAACAGCTCGACCGCGAGGTGACCGGATTGCGCGACAACGGCACCAAGGTGCTTCGGCTGCATCCGGACGCTGAGGATCTGGCGGTGATGGGCGCGAACTTCATGGATCCACGCCGGCGCCTGGCCACCTTCGAACATTCTCTGTCCACTACCCGGCGACAACTCGATCAGCACAACGGCTTCCGATGA
- a CDS encoding GNAT family N-acetyltransferase → MSTTTIRPAEDDELAAVAQLRWRWFLENQGTPPGPQEEFIESFASWARDHRASHHCLVLIEDEAFIGMAWLAITPRVPGVLSRDRAMGDLQSMYVIPERRNDGLGGRLIDAVVDLAGRLGLERVTVQSTKNAVNAYTRHGFATSPGLLHTEPRVDTSADTV, encoded by the coding sequence ATGAGTACGACCACGATTCGCCCCGCCGAAGACGACGAACTGGCCGCCGTGGCCCAACTGCGCTGGCGGTGGTTCCTGGAAAACCAGGGCACGCCTCCCGGGCCACAGGAGGAGTTCATCGAAAGCTTCGCCTCCTGGGCACGAGATCACCGAGCCTCCCACCACTGCCTGGTCTTGATCGAAGACGAGGCATTCATCGGGATGGCATGGCTGGCGATCACCCCGCGAGTTCCAGGCGTGCTCTCGCGAGATCGAGCCATGGGCGATCTGCAGAGCATGTACGTGATCCCGGAACGCCGAAACGATGGACTCGGCGGCCGGCTCATCGATGCCGTTGTCGACCTCGCCGGTCGACTCGGACTCGAACGCGTGACCGTCCAGTCCACCAAGAACGCCGTCAACGCCTACACCCGCCACGGCTTCGCGACATCACCTGGACTGCTGCATACCGAACCCCGGGTCGACACCAGCGCCGACACCGTGTGA
- a CDS encoding cytochrome P450 family protein has protein sequence MTAEMEILELTDDFYQDPHATYRALRERGPLHRIRLDGVLGWLIVDHDVAKQAFAEPTISKRIGSPEGQAVLAKNGAAEMFNTAISDNMLFADPPQHTRLRRLVAKAFAGPAIRDLQPRITSIADTLLDDISARTTVDLIDSYAFRLPIAVICELLGVPDDDKADFRSWTAVVVSDTATNEERATAGVKYFTYLTKLIAARTDDPRDDLLSQLIIAKDHEDSLDQHELIAMLLLLLIAGHETTVNLIGNSVLELLREPAIAERLRADPEAIPAYVEEILRCQGSLHLATARYTTAPITLGDQDIDADEFILISLAAANRDPARFPEPDRIDLERPGNRHIAFGHGIHHCLGAALARMEATTAISRLLATFPDMSLDGELSDLTWRKSLLIHGLTSLPVRPATRPDSPTVAITDADRVSAMA, from the coding sequence GTGACAGCCGAGATGGAAATCCTCGAACTGACCGACGACTTCTACCAGGATCCGCATGCGACCTACCGGGCGCTGCGCGAGCGCGGCCCCCTCCATCGAATCCGATTGGACGGTGTCCTCGGCTGGTTGATCGTCGATCACGACGTGGCCAAGCAAGCCTTCGCGGAGCCGACCATCAGCAAGCGCATCGGGTCACCCGAGGGACAGGCCGTGCTGGCCAAAAACGGTGCGGCCGAGATGTTCAACACCGCCATCAGCGACAACATGTTGTTCGCCGATCCGCCCCAGCACACCCGATTGCGCCGCCTCGTCGCGAAAGCGTTCGCGGGCCCCGCCATCCGCGACCTGCAACCGAGGATCACCTCGATCGCCGACACCCTGCTCGACGACATCAGCGCGCGAACGACTGTCGACCTCATCGACAGCTACGCGTTCCGGCTGCCGATCGCGGTGATCTGCGAACTACTCGGGGTGCCCGACGACGACAAGGCAGACTTCCGCTCGTGGACCGCTGTCGTCGTCAGCGACACCGCCACGAACGAGGAACGCGCCACCGCCGGGGTGAAGTACTTCACCTACCTGACGAAGTTGATCGCCGCACGCACCGACGACCCCCGCGACGACCTGCTCTCCCAACTGATCATCGCGAAAGACCACGAAGACAGCCTGGACCAGCACGAACTCATCGCCATGCTGCTCCTGCTGCTGATAGCGGGGCATGAGACCACCGTCAACCTGATCGGCAACTCGGTACTCGAGCTACTGCGCGAGCCCGCAATCGCCGAGCGGTTGCGCGCGGACCCCGAGGCGATACCCGCCTACGTCGAGGAGATCCTGCGCTGCCAGGGCTCGCTGCACCTTGCGACGGCCCGCTACACCACCGCCCCGATCACGTTGGGCGATCAGGACATCGACGCGGACGAGTTCATCCTGATCTCGCTCGCCGCCGCCAACCGCGACCCCGCCCGGTTCCCCGAGCCGGACCGCATCGACCTCGAACGACCCGGGAACCGGCACATCGCCTTCGGACACGGCATCCATCACTGTCTCGGCGCCGCCCTGGCCCGCATGGAGGCCACGACCGCGATCTCGCGGCTGCTGGCCACCTTCCCGGATATGTCGCTCGACGGGGAACTCAGCGATCTGACGTGGCGAAAGAGCCTGCTCATTCACGGCTTGACCAGCCTGCCGGTCCGGCCGGCCACACGCCCCGATTCTCCTACGGTAGCGATCACCGACGCGGACCGCGTCTCCGCGATGGCCTGA
- a CDS encoding alkane 1-monooxygenase gives MLGLIAPGCALLPSQLVAHTGIEAFWWIGPIIVLIMIPLLDIMVGDDDSNPRDEDYERLSRDRYYRWCTYLFLPIQLAGLAIAAYLWAGPELDLIDKLGLAATLGLVSGIGINAAHELGHRVERSERWLAKIALAQSGYGHFFVEHNKGHHARVATPQDPASARLGESLWMFLPRSIGGGFRSAIHIERDRLQRRGLRWWSVHNNILQAWSMTVVLFGALMLVFGLGILPYLLLQAVIGFCLLETVNYVEHYGLLRSRLPSGRWARCSPADSWNSDRLVTNIFLFHLQRHSDHHANPGRRYQTLRSTQEAPQLPAGYATMILLAAVPPLWRRVMDPRVRAHYDGDVTRANIAPHKRERILASYGLAS, from the coding sequence ATGCTGGGCTTGATCGCGCCGGGATGTGCCTTACTCCCGTCCCAGCTGGTCGCCCACACCGGAATCGAAGCCTTCTGGTGGATCGGGCCCATCATCGTGCTGATCATGATTCCGCTGCTGGACATCATGGTCGGCGACGACGACTCCAACCCGCGCGACGAGGACTACGAGCGCCTGTCCCGCGACCGGTACTACCGCTGGTGCACCTACCTGTTCCTGCCGATCCAACTGGCGGGGCTCGCGATCGCGGCCTACCTGTGGGCCGGTCCGGAACTCGACCTGATCGACAAACTCGGCCTGGCCGCGACGCTCGGCCTCGTCAGCGGCATCGGAATCAACGCCGCCCACGAACTGGGGCATCGCGTCGAGCGATCCGAACGCTGGCTCGCCAAGATCGCGCTGGCTCAATCCGGGTACGGCCATTTCTTCGTCGAGCACAACAAGGGACACCATGCCCGAGTCGCGACTCCGCAGGATCCGGCCAGCGCCCGATTGGGTGAGTCGTTGTGGATGTTTCTGCCCCGCAGTATCGGCGGCGGCTTCCGCTCCGCCATCCACATCGAACGTGATCGGCTGCAGCGCAGAGGCTTACGCTGGTGGTCGGTGCACAACAACATCCTGCAGGCCTGGTCGATGACAGTGGTCCTGTTCGGTGCGCTGATGCTGGTTTTCGGTCTCGGCATCCTGCCGTACCTGCTGCTGCAGGCCGTGATCGGATTCTGCCTGCTGGAAACGGTCAACTACGTCGAGCACTACGGACTGTTGCGGAGCCGGCTCCCCAGTGGCCGTTGGGCCCGCTGCTCACCGGCCGACAGCTGGAACTCCGATCGCCTGGTCACCAACATCTTCCTGTTCCACCTGCAGCGCCACAGCGACCACCACGCGAATCCGGGCCGGCGCTACCAAACCCTGCGCAGCACTCAGGAGGCTCCGCAACTACCAGCGGGGTACGCCACCATGATCTTGCTGGCCGCGGTGCCGCCGTTGTGGCGGCGAGTGATGGACCCGCGAGTGCGCGCGCACTACGACGGAGACGTGACCCGCGCCAATATCGCACCGCACAAGCGCGAGCGCATTCTGGCGTCCTACGGACTGGCGAGCTGA
- a CDS encoding WhiB family transcriptional regulator: protein MPRRNRLIPQHSAKRPEFHPCRFPIYAQTDNPSEHAMRVCANCPVPTRCRDHAITSPEPRGVRDAPTPGERIEPRWTQRRRNPHRRTA, encoded by the coding sequence ATTCCTCGACGAAATCGGCTGATCCCTCAGCACTCGGCGAAGCGACCTGAGTTTCACCCTTGCCGCTTCCCTATCTACGCGCAGACCGATAACCCGTCCGAACACGCCATGCGCGTGTGTGCGAACTGCCCGGTACCGACACGCTGCCGCGACCATGCCATCACTTCCCCCGAGCCGCGCGGCGTTCGGGACGCGCCGACACCGGGTGAACGGATCGAACCCCGATGGACTCAGCGCCGGCGCAACCCGCATCGGCGCACGGCATAG
- a CDS encoding flavin-containing monooxygenase: MTTTAPRDPKIVIIGAGVAGITAAVIFKQAGFENFVIVEKGSDVGGVWYWNRYPGLTCDVPSQIYQFGFAPKPDWTRIWAEGSEIQRYHRDVVEQFGLNDHLVLDSEVTDAVHGADGWTVTLAGGRELRADFVIAATGVLHHPFTPDIPGIERFTGSVVHTARWDDAIETAGKRVAVIGSGSTGVQVVSALQPRAAQLTHFARTPQWVVWAPMGLPQPRLFAQLLAAAPAAHRRLYAGLLWTSGILADIALKPTWRRRAAQQLARWSLTTQVRERGLRAALTPDYEPFCKRQVLSGTYYRAIGADNAALVTEAISEITETGIRTAEGTHHDLDVIVFATGFHPHNYMRPMNLRGRDGVSIDEAWAKGPRAYRMTAIPGFPNLFTVLGPNSPTGSISLQYSAEVTARYITRWLERFRDSELDTVEVTEEATVRFNDSVAEAMAPTVWNTGCDSWYFTEENTIDLWPFDRKTMTAMLTEPDDRDFTTT, from the coding sequence GTGACCACGACCGCACCGCGTGACCCGAAGATCGTCATCATCGGCGCCGGCGTCGCCGGAATCACCGCCGCTGTGATCTTCAAGCAGGCCGGATTCGAGAACTTCGTCATCGTCGAGAAGGGCTCCGACGTCGGCGGGGTCTGGTACTGGAACCGGTACCCCGGCCTCACCTGTGACGTCCCGTCCCAGATCTATCAGTTCGGCTTCGCACCCAAACCCGACTGGACCCGAATCTGGGCCGAGGGCAGCGAGATCCAGCGCTACCACCGCGACGTGGTCGAGCAGTTCGGCCTGAACGATCACCTCGTGCTCGACAGCGAGGTCACCGACGCCGTCCACGGCGCCGACGGGTGGACCGTCACCCTCGCCGGTGGCCGAGAGTTGCGAGCCGACTTCGTCATCGCCGCCACCGGCGTGCTGCACCACCCCTTCACTCCCGACATCCCCGGTATCGAGCGGTTCACCGGATCCGTCGTGCACACCGCCCGATGGGACGATGCGATCGAGACCGCCGGCAAGCGCGTCGCGGTGATCGGCAGCGGATCCACCGGCGTGCAAGTGGTCTCGGCGCTGCAACCGCGGGCGGCACAGCTGACCCACTTCGCCCGGACACCCCAGTGGGTGGTCTGGGCGCCGATGGGCCTGCCGCAGCCGCGACTGTTCGCACAACTGCTCGCCGCCGCACCCGCCGCGCATCGGCGCCTCTATGCCGGCCTGTTGTGGACCTCGGGCATTCTGGCCGATATCGCGTTGAAACCGACGTGGCGACGCCGAGCCGCGCAACAACTCGCCCGCTGGTCACTGACGACCCAGGTCCGCGAGCGCGGGTTACGTGCCGCGTTGACTCCCGACTACGAGCCGTTCTGCAAGCGGCAGGTGCTCTCGGGCACGTACTACCGCGCGATCGGCGCCGATAACGCGGCCCTGGTGACCGAGGCGATCAGCGAGATCACCGAAACCGGAATCCGCACCGCCGAAGGCACCCACCACGACCTCGACGTGATCGTCTTCGCGACGGGCTTCCACCCACACAACTACATGCGCCCGATGAACCTGCGTGGCCGCGACGGTGTGAGCATCGACGAGGCCTGGGCGAAAGGCCCCCGCGCCTACCGGATGACCGCGATCCCCGGTTTCCCTAACCTGTTCACCGTCCTCGGGCCGAACTCGCCCACCGGGTCGATCTCGTTGCAGTACTCCGCCGAGGTGACCGCCCGCTACATCACCCGGTGGCTGGAACGCTTCCGCGACAGCGAGCTCGACACCGTGGAAGTGACCGAGGAAGCGACCGTCCGATTCAACGACAGCGTCGCCGAGGCGATGGCACCGACCGTGTGGAACACCGGTTGCGATTCCTGGTACTTCACCGAGGAGAACACCATCGACCTGTGGCCCTTCGACCGCAAAACCATGACCGCCATGCTCACCGAGCCCGACGACCGCGACTTCACCACCACCTGA
- a CDS encoding EamA family transporter → MGRTGRVSIRTRSIGWCLISWALFASSGSLAKAVMVTGWSAATVTSVRITLAVALLVPVVALLRPRALRFRPTDLWLLLGYGVLGVAGVQLLFFVAVARVPVGVAMVLVNLAPALVALWVRIVRRTRLAGRVWLGIGLAVVGLAFVAQLWQGARLDLLGIAGLGSAICSAGYFLLGEHGASKHDPLGLTAAGLAIGAVVVGLFTPPWSLPSQLLSAPAELSGVRVPVWLVLLVLAVVGTVLPYLAGLRALRYLPSAPASVLVVVEPLVAAVLAWLLLGQSLGPAQIAGAVIMLIGAMLVQLAMPETASTLPDRTQSR, encoded by the coding sequence ATGGGACGGACCGGGCGGGTGTCGATCCGAACCCGGTCGATCGGATGGTGTCTGATCTCGTGGGCGTTGTTCGCGAGTTCCGGATCACTGGCCAAGGCGGTGATGGTGACCGGTTGGTCGGCGGCGACGGTGACCTCGGTGCGGATCACGCTGGCCGTGGCACTACTGGTGCCGGTGGTTGCCCTGCTGCGACCGCGGGCGTTGCGGTTCCGTCCTACCGATCTGTGGTTGCTGCTCGGCTACGGGGTGCTCGGCGTCGCCGGAGTACAGCTGCTGTTCTTCGTCGCCGTAGCCCGGGTCCCGGTGGGAGTGGCGATGGTGCTGGTCAATCTCGCGCCCGCGCTCGTCGCGCTGTGGGTGCGCATCGTGCGGCGTACTCGGCTGGCGGGGCGGGTGTGGCTCGGCATCGGATTGGCTGTCGTCGGATTGGCGTTCGTCGCGCAGCTCTGGCAGGGCGCGCGGCTGGACCTGCTCGGTATCGCCGGGCTGGGCTCGGCGATCTGCTCGGCCGGATATTTCCTGCTCGGTGAGCACGGCGCGAGCAAGCATGACCCGCTCGGGCTGACGGCGGCCGGGTTGGCGATCGGTGCCGTGGTGGTGGGCCTGTTCACCCCGCCCTGGTCGCTGCCCTCCCAGCTACTCTCGGCCCCTGCGGAATTGAGTGGTGTGCGGGTGCCGGTGTGGCTGGTGCTGCTGGTACTGGCCGTGGTCGGCACCGTGCTGCCCTACCTGGCGGGGCTTCGAGCTCTGCGGTATCTGCCCTCGGCTCCGGCGAGCGTGCTGGTCGTGGTGGAGCCATTGGTGGCCGCCGTGCTGGCATGGCTGCTGCTCGGCCAGTCGCTCGGGCCGGCGCAGATAGCAGGAGCGGTGATCATGCTGATCGGCGCGATGCTGGTGCAACTGGCCATGCCCGAAACCGCTTCCACACTTCCGGACCGAACGCAGAGTCGGTGA
- a CDS encoding SDR family oxidoreductase, whose protein sequence is MSDTSRINLDGAVVVITGGGRGIGAATAEAFTARGAHVWIGDIDTDVAAATAARLPHCSSGTLDVTSVDSWREFLTRVIEAEGRIDILVNNAGVMPLGSFVDESEATTDLILDVNVRGVVNGMRAVLPGMVEAGRGHIVNVASMAGMIPLAGMVTYNGSKFAALGLSLAARREYSGTGVTVTAVLPSAVRTELASGAPLGKGMPTVDPEDVAAAVVDSVRHRRERVSVPGWLAPGWTAVQTLVPRFIENAVRRLVDDRRALTGIDAAVRRAYLDRIERHAADHTAASTAAPNRTREQGPR, encoded by the coding sequence ATGTCTGATACTTCCCGCATCAACCTGGACGGCGCCGTCGTCGTGATCACCGGCGGCGGGCGCGGAATCGGCGCCGCTACCGCGGAAGCGTTCACTGCCCGCGGTGCCCACGTGTGGATCGGCGACATCGACACCGATGTCGCCGCCGCCACCGCCGCGCGACTGCCGCACTGCTCGAGCGGAACCCTCGACGTGACGAGCGTCGATTCCTGGCGCGAATTCCTCACCCGGGTCATCGAGGCCGAGGGCCGGATCGACATCCTGGTCAACAACGCGGGGGTGATGCCGTTGGGCAGCTTCGTCGACGAATCCGAGGCGACCACCGACCTGATCCTCGACGTCAACGTGCGCGGGGTCGTCAACGGCATGCGCGCGGTACTGCCCGGCATGGTCGAAGCAGGACGTGGCCACATCGTCAACGTGGCCTCGATGGCCGGCATGATCCCGCTCGCGGGCATGGTCACCTACAACGGATCCAAGTTCGCCGCCCTCGGGTTGTCGCTGGCCGCACGCCGCGAATACAGCGGCACCGGCGTCACCGTCACCGCGGTCCTGCCCTCAGCGGTTCGCACCGAACTGGCCTCGGGGGCACCCCTGGGCAAAGGTATGCCCACCGTCGATCCCGAAGACGTCGCCGCGGCGGTGGTGGACAGTGTGCGTCACCGCCGCGAGCGGGTCTCGGTGCCCGGCTGGCTCGCACCGGGGTGGACCGCGGTGCAGACGCTCGTTCCCCGATTCATCGAAAACGCCGTCCGGCGCCTCGTCGACGATCGGCGCGCTCTGACCGGGATCGACGCCGCCGTCCGCCGCGCCTACCTCGACCGCATCGAACGCCACGCGGCCGACCACACCGCGGCATCCACCGCTGCGCCCAACCGAACTCGCGAGCAGGGGCCCCGATGA
- a CDS encoding MarR family winged helix-turn-helix transcriptional regulator: MDDSLAPDELARRLMEVFAEVGILYRHVYRKIEQDALPPGLSVGVRAVCDLLAAREPMTVPQMARALALSRQFVQRMVNDALEQELVDTRENPRHQRSPLVGVTAKGRAVMASTAAHEHAVLRGVGGNLTGADIDTCLRVLRHLGEPFADVDLDGTVGQRD, encoded by the coding sequence GTGGACGATTCCCTCGCGCCCGATGAGCTCGCACGTCGCCTGATGGAGGTTTTTGCCGAGGTCGGCATCCTCTACCGGCATGTGTATCGAAAGATCGAGCAGGACGCGCTGCCGCCGGGACTGTCGGTCGGCGTCCGCGCCGTCTGCGATCTGCTCGCCGCCCGCGAGCCGATGACCGTTCCGCAGATGGCGCGCGCGTTGGCGTTGAGTCGCCAGTTCGTCCAGCGGATGGTCAACGACGCCCTCGAACAGGAGCTTGTCGACACTCGCGAGAACCCGAGGCATCAACGCTCGCCGTTGGTCGGGGTGACCGCGAAGGGGCGGGCGGTGATGGCCTCGACCGCCGCTCACGAACACGCCGTGCTGCGCGGCGTCGGCGGGAACCTCACCGGCGCGGATATCGATACGTGCCTGCGAGTGCTTCGTCACCTGGGCGAGCCCTTCGCCGATGTCGACCTGGACGGCACTGTCGGACAGCGCGATTGA
- a CDS encoding TenA family protein, with translation MSLSTHLEDIGLPQIRQQLAHPTVAGIARGDLPEQVFRSWLEQDYLFLLDYVRVFARLAWQAPASHLGDLVDLAHATYHDELSLHRSLAAEFGADLDGAAKGRTCAEYSAFLLESAASYADGLAALYPCMWGYSTLGAILARNLPDEPRYRRWIETYADPEFAASTRRCARMLDEVALDPARAERLFRQGLRFELEFWDVQARP, from the coding sequence ATGAGCCTTTCGACGCATCTCGAAGACATCGGGCTTCCGCAGATCCGGCAACAGCTCGCCCATCCCACCGTGGCCGGTATCGCCCGGGGTGATCTGCCGGAACAGGTCTTCCGGTCCTGGCTCGAGCAGGACTATCTGTTCCTGCTCGACTACGTCCGGGTCTTCGCGCGACTCGCCTGGCAGGCACCGGCGTCCCATCTGGGCGATCTCGTGGATCTGGCCCACGCGACCTATCACGACGAGCTCTCGTTGCATCGCTCGCTGGCCGCCGAATTCGGGGCCGATCTCGACGGTGCGGCGAAAGGGCGGACGTGCGCGGAGTATTCGGCCTTCCTGCTGGAGTCGGCGGCGTCCTACGCTGATGGTCTGGCGGCGCTGTACCCGTGCATGTGGGGCTACTCCACGCTCGGTGCGATTCTGGCGCGGAACCTGCCCGACGAGCCGCGCTATCGACGGTGGATCGAGACCTACGCCGATCCGGAATTCGCCGCATCGACTCGCCGCTGTGCCCGGATGCTCGACGAGGTCGCCCTCGACCCCGCCCGCGCCGAACGTCTTTTCCGGCAAGGTCTCCGGTTCGAGCTGGAGTTCTGGGATGTGCAGGCGAGGCCTTGA
- a CDS encoding TetR/AcrR family transcriptional regulator, translating to MREETRRDIIEAAFDCFAESGYHDTSIADIATRLGIGHGTFYRYFQNKRDIVDHVVDDLFGRVLEALAAENAPAAADTLEDYRAQVGRIADGLTDLLYSDPRIPRLLFTGLGGVDSELNKRMFGVLDSANTLTAGYLEHGIERGYLSAELDVDHTAEAIMGMLLAGVLAVARDTAESAAVDGNEPTERQRRLSRAIQRLMFDGITP from the coding sequence ATGCGCGAGGAAACGCGCCGCGACATCATCGAAGCCGCCTTCGATTGCTTCGCCGAAAGCGGATACCACGACACCTCGATCGCTGACATCGCGACCCGGCTGGGGATCGGCCACGGCACCTTCTACCGGTACTTCCAGAACAAGCGCGACATCGTCGATCATGTCGTGGACGACCTGTTCGGCCGGGTCCTGGAAGCGCTGGCGGCCGAAAACGCCCCCGCCGCCGCGGATACTCTGGAGGACTACCGTGCCCAGGTCGGCCGCATCGCCGACGGCTTGACCGACCTGCTGTACTCCGACCCCCGCATTCCCCGATTGCTGTTCACCGGGCTGGGCGGTGTCGATTCCGAACTCAACAAGCGAATGTTCGGCGTCCTCGACTCGGCCAACACGCTGACCGCCGGTTACCTCGAACACGGGATCGAACGCGGTTATCTGAGCGCCGAACTCGATGTCGACCACACGGCAGAGGCGATTATGGGCATGCTGCTGGCGGGTGTTCTGGCCGTCGCCAGAGATACCGCGGAATCGGCCGCGGTGGATGGGAACGAGCCGACCGAACGGCAACGGCGACTCAGTCGAGCGATCCAGCGGCTGATGTTCGACGGAATCACCCCCTGA